The sequence CACTGCACCGGCACCCGGACTTCTGGGAGGACCCGGACCGGTTCGACCCGGAACGGTTCGCCACGGGCCGCTCCGCGGGCCGGCACCGGTACAGCTACGTACCGTTCGGTGCGGGACCGCGGGTCTGTGTCGGCAGCAGCCTGGGGATGATGGAGGCCACGGTGGTGCTCGCCGTCCTGCTGCGCCGGCTGCGGCTCTCGGTCCCCCCGGGCCACAAGGTGCGGGCCGAGCCGATGCTGACCCTGCGGGTCAAGGGCGGCCTGCCGATGACCGTGGAGGCGCGGAACTGACGGTGTGCCGGCGAGGACGGAACGGTCACGCCAACGGCCGCCCCGGGCAGCAGTAGCCCGGGGCGGCCGTTCGTGTTCCGGAGTCCGCCGCCGAGGTGCGGCGGGCAAGCGGGAAGCCCGGCCGGGGCAGCCGGCCGGGCTTCCCGATCGAACCGGGGTCAGGCGGCGACGCGGCGGAAGGCCCCGCCCAGGAAGAGCAGCGGGTCCTCGCCCGACGCGTTGCCCGCGCCCAGTACCGAGCCCACGAAGATGGTGTGGTCACCCCCGTCGTGGATGGCGCTGAGCCGGCACTCCAGCCACGCCTGGACGTGGCCCAGCACGGGGGCTCCGGTGTGCCGGCCGGGTTCGTGGTCGATGCCGGCGAACTCCGCCGCACCGCGCGGGCGCGAGTGGTCGGCGAAGTGACGGGCCACCCACTCCTGGTCCCGGCTGAGCACCGAGACCGCGAACGCCTGCTCGGCCAGCACGAGTTGATGGATGGCCGCCGACTTCACGACGCACACCAGCACCTGGGCCGGTTCGAGGGAGACGGAGGTGAAGGAGTTGGCCGTCATGCCGCGCGGAGCGTCGCGTCCCGCGGTCAGTACGGTCACCCCGGTGGCGAAGCGCCCCAGCACCCCGCGCAGTGCGCGACGGTCATGGATGTCCGCCTCGGGCGCCTCCACGGGAAGTGGCGGCAG comes from Streptomyces sp. Mut1 and encodes:
- a CDS encoding flavin reductase family protein encodes the protein MSIVPSASVPLPGPLDLPPLPVEAPEADIHDRRALRGVLGRFATGVTVLTAGRDAPRGMTANSFTSVSLEPAQVLVCVVKSAAIHQLVLAEQAFAVSVLSRDQEWVARHFADHSRPRGAAEFAGIDHEPGRHTGAPVLGHVQAWLECRLSAIHDGGDHTIFVGSVLGAGNASGEDPLLFLGGAFRRVAA